In a genomic window of Magnolia sinica isolate HGM2019 chromosome 14, MsV1, whole genome shotgun sequence:
- the LOC131225725 gene encoding uncharacterized protein LOC131225725 isoform X7 produces the protein MGEVCYIVPRLWNVSCWWSVQANYHTRDMTQLRQPLLRYKTFSFLVEGKRLYGVHKKTTAAAKDPCHEELTCCVVTPHVPSLLLKMSLLLQIIFGMQISLDRLDLGLFIRTHAVQLLEHHTTLQQKDIHGHIGSCT, from the exons ATGGGAGAAGTTTGTTATATCGTCCCCAG GTTGTGGAATGTGAGTTGTTGGTGGTCCGTGCAAGCGAATTACCATACGAGGGACATGACCCAGTTGAG GCAGCCGCTGTTGAGGTACAAAACCTTCTCGTTTCTGGTAGAAGGAAAGAGGCTCTACGGTGTGCATAAGAAG ACCACAGCTGCAGCAAAAGATCCTTGTCACGAGGAACTGACATGTTGTGTGGTGACTCCTCATGTGCCTTCGCTGCTTTTAAAAATGTCTCTGCTGCTGCAGATAATTTTTGGGATGCAAATAAGCTTAGACAGACTGGATTTGGGACTGTTTATAAG AACTCATGCAGTGCAGTTGTTAGAACATCACACAACCCTGcagcaaaaagatatccatggTCATATCGGCTCTTGTACCTAA
- the LOC131225725 gene encoding uncharacterized protein LOC131225725 isoform X4 has translation MGEVCYIVPRCGKCRNYLNCSNFIFVNYSLCCRLWNVSCWWSVQANYHTRDMTQLRQPLLRYKTFSFLVEGKRLYGVHKKTTAAAKDPCHEELTCCVVTPHVPSLLLKMSLLLQIIFGMQISLDRLDLGLFIRTHAVQLLEHHTTLQQKDIHGHIGSCT, from the exons ATGGGAGAAGTTTGTTATATCGTCCCCAGGTGTGGGAAGTGTAGGAATTATTTAAACTGCTCCAATTTTATCTTTGTTAACTATAGTTTGTGTTGCAGGTTGTGGAATGTGAGTTGTTGGTGGTCCGTGCAAGCGAATTACCATACGAGGGACATGACCCAGTTGAG GCAGCCGCTGTTGAGGTACAAAACCTTCTCGTTTCTGGTAGAAGGAAAGAGGCTCTACGGTGTGCATAAGAAG ACCACAGCTGCAGCAAAAGATCCTTGTCACGAGGAACTGACATGTTGTGTGGTGACTCCTCATGTGCCTTCGCTGCTTTTAAAAATGTCTCTGCTGCTGCAGATAATTTTTGGGATGCAAATAAGCTTAGACAGACTGGATTTGGGACTGTTTATAAG AACTCATGCAGTGCAGTTGTTAGAACATCACACAACCCTGcagcaaaaagatatccatggTCATATCGGCTCTTGTACCTAA
- the LOC131225725 gene encoding uncharacterized protein LOC131225725 isoform X6 gives MIQIHLIIWIGSQNRKHIGQTTYGLNSWIMGEVCYIVPRCGKCRNYLNCSNFIFVNYSLCCRLWNVSCWWSVQANYHTRDMTQLRQPLLRYKTFSFLVEGKRLYGVHKKIIFGMQISLDRLDLGLFISAVVRTSHNPAAKRYPWSYRLLYLT, from the exons ATGATACAAATCCACCTTATCATTTGGATTGGGTCACAAAACAGGAAACACATTGGGCAG ACAACATATGGCTTGAACTCATGGATCATGGGAGAAGTTTGTTATATCGTCCCCAGGTGTGGGAAGTGTAGGAATTATTTAAACTGCTCCAATTTTATCTTTGTTAACTATAGTTTGTGTTGCAGGTTGTGGAATGTGAGTTGTTGGTGGTCCGTGCAAGCGAATTACCATACGAGGGACATGACCCAGTTGAG GCAGCCGCTGTTGAGGTACAAAACCTTCTCGTTTCTGGTAGAAGGAAAGAGGCTCTACGGTGTGCATAAGAAG ATAATTTTTGGGATGCAAATAAGCTTAGACAGACTGGATTTGGGACTGTTTATAAG TGCAGTTGTTAGAACATCACACAACCCTGcagcaaaaagatatccatggTCATATCGGCTCTTGTACCTAACGTAA
- the LOC131225725 gene encoding uncharacterized protein LOC131225725 isoform X2 translates to MIQIHLIIWIGSQNRKHIGQTTYGLNSWIMGEVCYIVPRCGKCRNYLNCSNFIFVNYSLCCRLWNVSCWWSVQANYHTRDMTQLRQPLLRYKTFSFLVEGKRLYGVHKKTTAAAKDPCHEELTCCVVTPHVPSLLLKMSLLLQIIFGMQISLDRLDLGLFISAVVRTSHNPAAKRYPWSYRLLYLT, encoded by the exons ATGATACAAATCCACCTTATCATTTGGATTGGGTCACAAAACAGGAAACACATTGGGCAG ACAACATATGGCTTGAACTCATGGATCATGGGAGAAGTTTGTTATATCGTCCCCAGGTGTGGGAAGTGTAGGAATTATTTAAACTGCTCCAATTTTATCTTTGTTAACTATAGTTTGTGTTGCAGGTTGTGGAATGTGAGTTGTTGGTGGTCCGTGCAAGCGAATTACCATACGAGGGACATGACCCAGTTGAG GCAGCCGCTGTTGAGGTACAAAACCTTCTCGTTTCTGGTAGAAGGAAAGAGGCTCTACGGTGTGCATAAGAAG ACCACAGCTGCAGCAAAAGATCCTTGTCACGAGGAACTGACATGTTGTGTGGTGACTCCTCATGTGCCTTCGCTGCTTTTAAAAATGTCTCTGCTGCTGCAGATAATTTTTGGGATGCAAATAAGCTTAGACAGACTGGATTTGGGACTGTTTATAAG TGCAGTTGTTAGAACATCACACAACCCTGcagcaaaaagatatccatggTCATATCGGCTCTTGTACCTAACGTAA
- the LOC131225725 gene encoding uncharacterized protein LOC131225725 isoform X3: MIQIHLIIWIGSQNRKHIGQTTYGLNSWIMGEVCYIVPRLWNVSCWWSVQANYHTRDMTQLRQPLLRYKTFSFLVEGKRLYGVHKKTTAAAKDPCHEELTCCVVTPHVPSLLLKMSLLLQIIFGMQISLDRLDLGLFIRTHAVQLLEHHTTLQQKDIHGHIGSCT; the protein is encoded by the exons ATGATACAAATCCACCTTATCATTTGGATTGGGTCACAAAACAGGAAACACATTGGGCAG ACAACATATGGCTTGAACTCATGGATCATGGGAGAAGTTTGTTATATCGTCCCCAG GTTGTGGAATGTGAGTTGTTGGTGGTCCGTGCAAGCGAATTACCATACGAGGGACATGACCCAGTTGAG GCAGCCGCTGTTGAGGTACAAAACCTTCTCGTTTCTGGTAGAAGGAAAGAGGCTCTACGGTGTGCATAAGAAG ACCACAGCTGCAGCAAAAGATCCTTGTCACGAGGAACTGACATGTTGTGTGGTGACTCCTCATGTGCCTTCGCTGCTTTTAAAAATGTCTCTGCTGCTGCAGATAATTTTTGGGATGCAAATAAGCTTAGACAGACTGGATTTGGGACTGTTTATAAG AACTCATGCAGTGCAGTTGTTAGAACATCACACAACCCTGcagcaaaaagatatccatggTCATATCGGCTCTTGTACCTAA
- the LOC131225725 gene encoding uncharacterized protein LOC131225725 isoform X5 — translation MIQIHLIIWIGSQNRKHIGQTTYGLNSWIMGEVCYIVPRCGKCRNYLNCSNFIFVNYSLCCRLWNVSCWWSVQANYHTRDMTQLRQPLLRYKTFSFLVEGKRLYGVHKKIIFGMQISLDRLDLGLFIRTHAVQLLEHHTTLQQKDIHGHIGSCT, via the exons ATGATACAAATCCACCTTATCATTTGGATTGGGTCACAAAACAGGAAACACATTGGGCAG ACAACATATGGCTTGAACTCATGGATCATGGGAGAAGTTTGTTATATCGTCCCCAGGTGTGGGAAGTGTAGGAATTATTTAAACTGCTCCAATTTTATCTTTGTTAACTATAGTTTGTGTTGCAGGTTGTGGAATGTGAGTTGTTGGTGGTCCGTGCAAGCGAATTACCATACGAGGGACATGACCCAGTTGAG GCAGCCGCTGTTGAGGTACAAAACCTTCTCGTTTCTGGTAGAAGGAAAGAGGCTCTACGGTGTGCATAAGAAG ATAATTTTTGGGATGCAAATAAGCTTAGACAGACTGGATTTGGGACTGTTTATAAG AACTCATGCAGTGCAGTTGTTAGAACATCACACAACCCTGcagcaaaaagatatccatggTCATATCGGCTCTTGTACCTAA
- the LOC131225725 gene encoding uncharacterized protein LOC131225725 isoform X1, protein MIQIHLIIWIGSQNRKHIGQTTYGLNSWIMGEVCYIVPRCGKCRNYLNCSNFIFVNYSLCCRLWNVSCWWSVQANYHTRDMTQLRQPLLRYKTFSFLVEGKRLYGVHKKTTAAAKDPCHEELTCCVVTPHVPSLLLKMSLLLQIIFGMQISLDRLDLGLFIRTHAVQLLEHHTTLQQKDIHGHIGSCT, encoded by the exons ATGATACAAATCCACCTTATCATTTGGATTGGGTCACAAAACAGGAAACACATTGGGCAG ACAACATATGGCTTGAACTCATGGATCATGGGAGAAGTTTGTTATATCGTCCCCAGGTGTGGGAAGTGTAGGAATTATTTAAACTGCTCCAATTTTATCTTTGTTAACTATAGTTTGTGTTGCAGGTTGTGGAATGTGAGTTGTTGGTGGTCCGTGCAAGCGAATTACCATACGAGGGACATGACCCAGTTGAG GCAGCCGCTGTTGAGGTACAAAACCTTCTCGTTTCTGGTAGAAGGAAAGAGGCTCTACGGTGTGCATAAGAAG ACCACAGCTGCAGCAAAAGATCCTTGTCACGAGGAACTGACATGTTGTGTGGTGACTCCTCATGTGCCTTCGCTGCTTTTAAAAATGTCTCTGCTGCTGCAGATAATTTTTGGGATGCAAATAAGCTTAGACAGACTGGATTTGGGACTGTTTATAAG AACTCATGCAGTGCAGTTGTTAGAACATCACACAACCCTGcagcaaaaagatatccatggTCATATCGGCTCTTGTACCTAA